Within Deinococcus actinosclerus, the genomic segment CCCGAAGGCATAGATCCGCAGGGTCGGATGCGCGGCCTTCAACTCAGCCAGGATCGCCAGCCGCGAGAGCGCCCCCGCCAGCGGGTCCGACACCCGCCGCGCCGGGATCATCCCGCCCAGGCACAGCGTCTCCAGGCACACGACCAGCACGTCCGCGTCCGCCCCCCCGGCCCGCAGCCACGCCGCGAGCGTCCCGGTGTCGCCCGGCGTGAAGAAGTCCGGCAGCGCCGCCGCCGGGGGCACCCGCACCTCCGCGCCGGTCATGAGCCCCAGCTGCACGGGCAGGGCCAGGGTGGGCGGGCGGGTATCCGGCGGAACGAGCAGCACGCGCGGTGCACGCACCGGCTGCGACGCCCGTGATTCCGGAACGGCACCGAAATCCCCTCCATCTGCGCCGGATGCGTGCCTGTCGCTGCGACCTCCGGTCAGGTTCGTCTTCGACTCACCGCCATGCTCTGTCATCCGCCCGAGGCTAGCAGGCCCCGGTAGGGGAGAGGTGCAACGCCCGCGGGCGGCCCCCCGACCAGCGGCGTGCGGCTGGCCGGGGGGCCGGCAGGGCCGGAAACGGGAGGCTCCACCCCGTGAGCGTCCCGTGAAGGTCGTGTCACCCTCCACGCATCTGGCCGTCTACCGGGTCACTGGTCCGCCCGCAGGAACGCCAGCGTGGCGTCCCGCATCCGCACGCTCGTGTAGTGCCCCACCCCGGGGTACACCGCCTCGCGCAGGGCGTCCGGGCGACCGGCCGAGGCATACGCCGCGCGGTAGGCGGCGGCGGTGGGCGCGTGTTGCTCCTCGGGTGGGAACACCGGGTCGGCCCCGCCACTGGCGAGGAACAGTGGCGTGGGGACGGCGTCCGCTGCGTGCGCCAGCGGGCGATGCCGCTCCAGGAACGCCCGGAGGTCCGGGCGGCGCACCTCCGGCTCGTGCCACACGCCGGACGTGATCAGCGCCGCCGCCCGCGCGACGCGCGTCTCGGTCCGGGCCAGGGTCTGCGCCACGTAGCCGCCCATGCTGGAGCCCACCACCCACACCGGCACCCGCCCGTAGGTCGCCTGCGCGGCGTCCAGCAGCGCCGGGGCCTCCGCGACCGTGCGGCGCACGCTCTCCCACACGTACTCGCGGGCGTTCAGGCCCGGTGGAGTGTCTGAGTGCCGCTCGCCGTGCAGCGCCGCGTCCGGCAGGACCACCGCCGCGCCCCACGCGGCCAGCGCGGCGTACACGCCCAGCTTGCCCTCCTTGGCGGCCCAGGCCCCGTGGTACACGACGCAGACCGCCCGCACCTCCCGGCCCGGCGCCGGGCGTTCGATCAGGCAGGGGACGCCTGCGAGCATGTGGCGTTCCACGGCATACGGCTCACCGCCCACCAGCGGCGCCGCGTGCGGGTCGTCCGGGTGGAAGGCGCGGGTCACGCCGGGAGGACCAGGCGGGTCGGCGTGTCCCCCGGCGTCCAGAGCCACACGTCCGGATTGCGCAGCGCCGCCCACCCGTCATGGCCCAGGCCCAGCAGCAGCGCCAGGAGATTGCCGTGCGTCACGACGACCGTCACGCCCCCTGGGTCGCGGCGCGCGTCCAGCGCCGCCTGACCGCGCCCCCGGGCCGCCGCGCCGGACTCGCCGCCCGGCAGCGCCAGCGTGTCGTCCGCGAAGCTGTCGCGCAGCCGCGCCGGCCAGTCCGCGCGGGGCGCGCCCGTCAGGACCCGTTCGGTCAGGCGGTCGTCGGTGATCACCGGCAGGTCCAGCGCCGCCGCCAGCGGGGCCGCCGTATCCGCCGCGCGGCGCCACGGGCTGCTGACCACCCGCGTGACGCCCAGCCCGCGCAGCGCAGGGACCAGGGCCGCCGCGCCCGCCTCGCCTTCGGGGGTCAGCGCCGCTCCGGGTTCCTGCCCCGACGCGCGGGCGTGCCGCACCAGCACCAGCGTGCCCTTCGGCGGAGGGGAGGCTGGCAGGGGAGAGGCCGTCACGCGAACTCCAGCAGCATCCGGTGCGCCAGCCCCCGCCCCGACGCGCGCTGCCACGCGGCGCGCGTGTCCCCGGCCATGATCGCCGCCATGAAGCGCTCGTCACGCGCCAGGGTCGTCAGCACCCAGTAGTCGCCCCAGACCTCCACGCCCCAGGCGTCCACCATCGCCCGCGAGGCGGTCTCCCACACGGGCTCGCTCAGGTGCTCCAGCGGCGCGATGAAATGCAGCTCGCCGTCCGTGCCGGGGGTGCGGGCCACCTCGCGGCGGTACTCGGCCCGCTCGCGCGCACTCATGCGCTCCCACACGCCCGCCTCGCAGAAATGCGCCGGGAACGCGCTGAAGGTGTCGCGGCAGCGGGTGGGGCGCGCCTCGTAGCGGCTGCACCCGCCGGTCTCCTTATCCAGGATCGGGCAGAAGCCCACCTCCAGCCGGTGGCGCTGCACGTACTCGTCATCACTGCGGGCCGTGCGGGCGTTCGCGATGGCCGCGCGGGCGTGCGCCTCCACCGCCGCCGCCAGCCCCCCGTCCAGTTCGGCCGCCATCACCAGCGCCTCGGCCAGACTCACGCGGATCGGCATGTTGCAGCACGCCACGCACCCCGAGGCGCAGTACACCCGACCGCCTTGGCGCGCGTAGCGCTCCATCCACTCGCCCGAGCGCCGCCCGTAGCGGTCGTACGCGCGCCGCACGGCCTCCGTCACGTCGCCGTTCACCCTCTGGGCCTGATCCGTCATGGGGCGCAGCCTAGAGCATCTGCCCCGCGCAGACCGTGCCGCGCCGCCGCCCCGAACCCACGTGCGTATACTGACCGCACCGTGTTCAGGCGTCCCCGCACCCCCCAGCCCCCGACCGGCACCCCAGACCCGCGCAAGACCGGGACGTCACAGGAGCCGCTCGACCCCACGCGCGTCCTGGCGGACCTGCTGGCCCGCCCCACCCAGGAAGGCGTGCTGGAGGGCGCCCTGGCCTACGCCGCCACGCTGCTGGGCGGACACGTGCAGGGCTACGCGGTCGTGCGGCGCGGCCAGGACCAGGTGGCCGCCGTGTTCGGCGGGTACCCCAGGAGCCTGCTGGGCCTGGCCCTGACCGGCCCCTGGGCGCAGATGCGCTCGCGGGTCGTGCCGGACGGCAGCCGCGAACTGTTCGACACGAACGGCCCGGACATCGCCGCGCAGCTGGACGCGGCCGGGATGCGCGAGGCGAAGATCAGCCTGGTCGTCCCGCTGAGCGTCCGGGGCCGCCACCTGGGCGCCCTGATTCTCGACCGCACTGCTCCGGACGGTATTCCGCCCGCCGCGCAGGAGGCCGTCACGAAGTGGGCCGCTGCCGTCGCGCCCATCCTGAGCCTCCTTGAAGGCCGCGAGGAATGGAAGCAGGCCGCCCGGCAGCTGACCGGCGCCCTGGTCGAGGCGGTCGAGAGTCAGGACTTCGATTCGCTGGGGCACGCCAAGTCCGTCACGGACGTCAGCCTGAAACTGGGCCGCGCCGTGGGCCTCACCGACCGCGAACTGGAGGAACTGTGGTTCGCGTCCATGCTGCACGACATCGGCAAGATTCACGGCGAGCACGGCCACGCGCAGGTCGGCGCGAACTTCCTGCACGGCGTCCCGCACCTGAGCGAGGCGCAGAAGGCCGTCCGGCACCACCACGAACGGGTGGACGGCCAGGGCGAACCCGACAAGCTCGCGGGCGAGGACATTCCCCTGTACGCCCGCATCCTGGCCGTGGCGAACGCCTACGTGCGCCTGGGCGGCCTGGAGCGCCTGAAGTCCCAGGCGGGCAAGGGCCTGGACGCCAAGCTGGTCGGCCTGCTGGAAAAGCTGCCGCAGTGAGCGCCGCGTGACCCTGCGTCCCCCGCACCCTGGCGAGGCCCCCACCCCGCGCTTCCCCAACCTGGAAGCGCGGTTCGGCCCCCTGACCCCCGTGGACGCCGGCATGCAGAGCCGCGTGTACGCCACGCAGGACCGCCAGACCGTCATCAAGGTCTACCGCAACCACCAGGGCGAGCACGGCGTGGAGGCCGAGAACATGCGCCGCGCCGGGATGGGCGACCGCGTGATCGACGCGCTGGAGGTGGACGGCATCGAGGCGCTCATCATGCGCCGCTTCGACGGCCACCCCCTGCGCGCGCCCGACGTGCCCCGCGCCCTGGCTCAGCTGCGCGTCAGCCTGAGCACCCTGCACGGCACCACGCGGGGCCGCGTGAACCTGCGCCGCGTGCAGGACCGCCTTCGCCGCTTCCGCAGCGCCCTGGCCGCCTACCCGCTGGACGACCTGTTCGACGCGGTCGAGATTCCCCTGGACCGCGGCCTGCTGGACCAGCCTGCCGCGTTCTGCCACCTGGACCTGTGGCACGACAACATCCTGATCAGCGAACCCCACGGCGAGGTGCTGATCATCGACTGGACGAAGGCCGACTGGGACGACCCGCTGCGGGACCTCGCGCTGCTCAAGACCGGCACCCTCGACCTGCTCCCGCCCGACGAGAGCCTCCAGGCCGCGCTGACCTTCCTGCCGGACCAGACGCCCGCCACACTGACCCGCTACCGCGCGTACCTCGCCATGACCACCCTGCACGACCTGTACTGGTTCCTGATGAACGAACCGTACGAATTCGAGGGCCAGCGCGACCAGAAGGTGCCGCGCGCCCGTCACGCCCTGGCCCGCCTGCCCGGCTGAGCCGCGTCCCGGGGCCGGACGCCCTGCGGAGTGCGGGGTATGGTGGGCGCATGGTTACTGTCGTTACCCATCCCCTCGTGCAACACAAACTCTCGGTCATGCGCGACGTGCGCACCGGCGTGAAGGAATTCCGCGAACTGGCCAGCGAGGTCAGCCTGCTGCTGGCCTACGAGGCCATGCGCGACCTCGAAGTCACGCAGGAGGAAGTCACCACGCCCATCACCACCGCCGAGTTCCCGATGCTCAGCGGCAAGAAGCTGGCGCTGGTCGCCATCCTGCGCGCCGGGCTGATCATGACCGACTCGATCGTGCAGCTCGTCCCCGCCGCGAAGGTCGGCCACATCGGCCTGTACCGCGACCCCGAGACCCTCGGGCCGGTCGCGTACTACAACAAGCTCCCGACCGACATCGCCGAGCGGCGCGTGTTCCTCACCGACCCCATGCTCGCCACCGGGGGCAGCGCCAGCGCCGCCATCGCCAGCCTGAAAGCGGCCGGGGCGACCAGCATCAAGCTCATGTGCATCCTCGCCGCGCCCGAGGGGGTGGCCGTGATCGAACGTGACCACCCGGACGTGGAGATCGTCGTCGCCGCCCTGGACTCGCACCTGAACGACCACGGGTACATCGTGCCCGGGCTGGGCGACGCGGGCGACCGAATCTACGGCACCAAGTAACCGCCGGGGCAGAACGCCCGTTTTTAGACAACCTGCCCGCCCCGCCTGAACCGGCGCTTACGCTGGGGCCATGACTGCGTTCAGCCTTCTTCTTACCCGTCCTCCGGTGGAGTGAACGGCAAGGAGAACCGCGCCTGAACCCCCCGGAGGACTTCACCCTCCGGGGTTTTTCATTGCACCTCATTCCCAGCAACCAGAGTCCCAGCCCCAGGAGCCGCCCATGACGACCGACACGAACCGCATCCGCATCTTCGACACCACCCTGCGCGACGGCGAGCAGAGCCCCGGCGTGGCCCTGAACCACACCCAGAAACTGGAGATCGCCCACCAGCTCGCCCGCATGGGCGTGGACGTCATCGAGGCCGGGTTCCCCATCGCCAGCCCCGGCGACCTGGAAGGCGTGAGCCGCATCGCCCGCGAGGTCCGCGGCCCGATCATCACCGGCCTGGCCCGCGCCGCCCGCCCCGACATCGAGGCCGCCGCGAAAGCCGTCGAGGCCGCCGAGAAACCCCGCATCCACACCTTCATCGCCACCAGCCCCATCCACATGGCGAAAAAACTGCAGCTGGAACCCGACGCGGTCGTCGAACGCGCCATCCAGGCCGTCACCTACGCCCGCTCCTTCGTGGACGACGTGGAATTCAGCGCCGAGGACGCCACCCGCAGCGACACCGCCTTCCTGATCCGCATCTTCCGGGCGGCCGTGGAGGCCGGGGCGACCACCATCAACATCCCCGACACCGTCGGCTACACCACCCCCGAGGAGATCCGCGCGCTGTTCGCCGAGATCCGCGCCGCGCTGCCCGCCCACGTCATCCTCAGCGCCCACTGCCACGACGACCTGGGCATGGCGGTCGCGAACTCCATTGCCGCCGCGCAGGGCGGCGCCCGGCAGATCGAATGCACCATCAACGGCATCGGCGAGCGCGCCGGGAACGCCAGCCTGGAAGAACTCGTCATGGCCTTCCACACCCGCCGCGACCACTACGGCTTCGAGACCGGCATCCGCACCCGCGAGCTGTACCGCGCGTCACGCATGGTCAGCCGCCTGAGCGGCATGCCCGTCCAGCCCAACAAGGCCGTCGTCGGCGACAACGCCTTCGCGCACGAGAGCGGCATCCACCAGGACGGCGTCATCAAGGCCCGCGAGACGTACGAGATCATGAACGCCGAACTCGTCGGCCGTGAAGCCGCCGTGCTCGTCATGGGCAAGCACAGTGGCCGCGCCGCGTTCCGCAAGGCCCTGAACGACCTGGGCTATGCGGACCTGACCGACGACAAGGTCCAGCACCTGTTCGGCCGCTTCAAGGACCTCGCCGACCGCAAGGGCCAGATCTACGCCGACGACCTGCGCGCCCTCGTCGAGGCCCGCAGCGACGTCCCGCAGACCTTCACGCTGGAAGGCTTCCAGATCACCAGCGGCATGAACATGACCCCCGTGGCCTTCGTGCGCCTCCAGACGCCCGACGGCGCCGTCGAGGCCACCGCCCACGGCGACGGGCCCGTCGAGGCCGCATTCCAGGCCATCAACCGCATCACCGGCCTGAACCCCGAACTGGAAAGCTACCGCATCCAGGCCGTCACCAAGGGCGGCGACGCGCTGGGCGAGGTGAACATCGGTGCCCGCCACGGCGAGACCACCCTGCACGGCAGCGGCGTCGCCACCGACGTCGTCGAGGCCAGCGCCCGCGCCTGGGTCCGCATCCACAACATGGTCGTCGCCGGGATGGGCACCGAACGCCGCCAGGGCGAATTCGCCCCTGGCCGCATCTGAGGAGATAGACGATGGGTCCGCCGCTGCGCGGCTGATGGACAGGGAGGCTGGGCACACCGGCCTCCCCATCACATTGAGGGAGGACGCATGATTCTGGAAATCGCCCTGTTGCAGATCCGCCCCGGACAGACGACCGGGTTCGAGGCGGCGTTCGCGCAGGCGCAGCACATCATCGCGGGGATGCACGGGTACGTCCGGCACGAGCTGCACCACTGCCTGGAGGACGACCAACGCTACGCCCTGCTCGTCTGGTGGGCCACGCTGGAGGCTCACACCGTGGGCTTCCGGGGCAGCGCCGGGTACCAGCAGTGGCGCGCCCTGCTGCACCCCTTCTACGACCCGTTCCCGACCGTGGAGCACTTCACGCGGGTGGAACTGGGCTGAACCTCAGACGGTCACGAGGCCCAGCGCGATGCCGCGCGCGACCGCCCCGGCGCGGCTCTGGACGCCCAGCTTGGAGTACAGCGCCTGCACGTGGAACTTCACGGTGCTCTCGCTGACGCCCAGGTCGCGCGCGGCGCGCTTGTTGCTGAGGCCCTCGGCGAGCAGGGCCAGCACGTCGCGTTCGCGGGGCGTGAGGGTCACCTCGCCCGAGGGGAGCGGCTCCTCGTCGGCCGGCGCCAGCCACGCGGGCGGCAGCGTCACCAGTCCCGCCGCCGCGCCGTGCACGGCCGCGATCAGCTCGGCGGGCGTGGCGTCTGCGGGCAGGCACGCCCAGCCGTGCGGGCAGAGGTCGGGCAGCACCTCCGCCCACGCGCGCGAGCCCAGCGATACGACCGCCGCGCCGTCCAGGGGTGAGGGGTCGTCCAGCCAGCCGTCGTCCACGATCAGCACGTCCGGTTCGCGGCCGTCCCGCGCGGCCAGGAACCCCGCGCCGCCCAGGATGGCCGCCACGCCCGCCGCGAGCACCGCCGAACCCAGCGTGACGAGCACGGTGGGCAGGGCAGGCGCGGCGGTCATGCCTGATCGTACCGGGGCGGGCGCCCTGCTGGTGGACGCGGGAACGGGCACGGTCAGCGTTCACCCACGCTGACGGTCACGTCCTGCTCCTCGCCGCCGCGCAGGACGCGCAGGGTCACCGTCTCGCCCGCGCGGGTGCGGACACGCGACAGCAGCTCCGCCGGGTGCGTGAAGCCCTCGCCGTCCAGCGCCAGCAGCACGTCCCCCACCCGGAAACCCGCCGCCTGACCGGGACTGCCCGCCTCGACCTGCACGACCGTCAGGCCCACCCGGCCGCCCGCGAACCGCTCACGGAAGCGGCGGAGTTTCTCCAGTCGGGCCTCGTCCATCCCACCCCGCCCGGGGTGACCGTGCCCGCCGTGATCCGGCCCGCGTCCGGGACCGCGACGCCCGCCCCAGGGGCCCCCCTCACCCCGGGGGCGGCCCGGGCCGAAGCGGCCGCCACCGAATGGCCCGCCGGGGAAGGCGTCCTCATCCACCTCGTCCGGCGTCGCAGCGGCCGGGAAGTGCACGGGCTGCGTCGCCAGCCCCAGGTACCCGCGCGGCACGCGGCCCTCGCGGGACAGCAGGTCGGCCACGCGCGCCGCCCGCGCGGCCGGGACGGCCAGCAGCTGCCCGCGCCGCACGCCCGCGTTCAGCACGCCCACGAGTTCACCCTGCGCGTTCACGAGCGCGCCGCCACTCACGCCGGGGAACGGCTGGGCCCCGGCGTGCAGCCAGCCGTCCCGCACCCGGCCGGGATTCAGGCCCAGGCTGGCCTGCACGCCCCCGGGCGGGCGGCCCACCGCGAGCAGGAGTTCACCCGCGCGCCCCGCCTCACCTGCCGTCAGTGCCGGGATGGTCAGGCCGTCCACGCGCAGGAGCGCCAGATCGCTGCCCGGATCGCGGCCCACGACCACGCCCGTCCGGGTCTGCCCGTCCGGGGTGATCACCGGCACCTCGTCGGCGTGCAGCAGGTGCGCGGGTGTCAGCACCAGCCCGTCGCCCACCACCGTGCCGCTCACCGGGCGCGCCGCGCGCACCGTCACCACACTCCGCGCGGCCTGCTCGACCGCGTCCGCCATTGCCCTGGAAAGATCAGAAAGATTCGTCATGCCGTCATGGTGCGCCCCGCCGCCCGGAAACACGCCCCCCACCCGCACAGGCCCGCGCCCCCACCGAACGGTCAGGGTCGCCGTATCCTGCCGGCATGTCCCTGACGCTGACCGTCCTGCCCGGCGAGTACGCCGTCGCCCAGCTCCCCGCCGGCAGCGCCGTGCCGGACTGGGCGACGCGCGGCGACCTGTGGTGCGTC encodes:
- a CDS encoding alpha/beta hydrolase, with product MTRAFHPDDPHAAPLVGGEPYAVERHMLAGVPCLIERPAPGREVRAVCVVYHGAWAAKEGKLGVYAALAAWGAAVVLPDAALHGERHSDTPPGLNAREYVWESVRRTVAEAPALLDAAQATYGRVPVWVVGSSMGGYVAQTLARTETRVARAAALITSGVWHEPEVRRPDLRAFLERHRPLAHAADAVPTPLFLASGGADPVFPPEEQHAPTAAAYRAAYASAGRPDALREAVYPGVGHYTSVRMRDATLAFLRADQ
- a CDS encoding histidine phosphatase family protein → MTASPLPASPPPKGTLVLVRHARASGQEPGAALTPEGEAGAAALVPALRGLGVTRVVSSPWRRAADTAAPLAAALDLPVITDDRLTERVLTGAPRADWPARLRDSFADDTLALPGGESGAAARGRGQAALDARRDPGGVTVVVTHGNLLALLLGLGHDGWAALRNPDVWLWTPGDTPTRLVLPA
- a CDS encoding YkgJ family cysteine cluster protein, whose protein sequence is MTDQAQRVNGDVTEAVRRAYDRYGRRSGEWMERYARQGGRVYCASGCVACCNMPIRVSLAEALVMAAELDGGLAAAVEAHARAAIANARTARSDDEYVQRHRLEVGFCPILDKETGGCSRYEARPTRCRDTFSAFPAHFCEAGVWERMSARERAEYRREVARTPGTDGELHFIAPLEHLSEPVWETASRAMVDAWGVEVWGDYWVLTTLARDERFMAAIMAGDTRAAWQRASGRGLAHRMLLEFA
- a CDS encoding HD-GYP domain-containing protein, producing MFRRPRTPQPPTGTPDPRKTGTSQEPLDPTRVLADLLARPTQEGVLEGALAYAATLLGGHVQGYAVVRRGQDQVAAVFGGYPRSLLGLALTGPWAQMRSRVVPDGSRELFDTNGPDIAAQLDAAGMREAKISLVVPLSVRGRHLGALILDRTAPDGIPPAAQEAVTKWAAAVAPILSLLEGREEWKQAARQLTGALVEAVESQDFDSLGHAKSVTDVSLKLGRAVGLTDRELEELWFASMLHDIGKIHGEHGHAQVGANFLHGVPHLSEAQKAVRHHHERVDGQGEPDKLAGEDIPLYARILAVANAYVRLGGLERLKSQAGKGLDAKLVGLLEKLPQ
- a CDS encoding aminoglycoside phosphotransferase family protein translates to MTLRPPHPGEAPTPRFPNLEARFGPLTPVDAGMQSRVYATQDRQTVIKVYRNHQGEHGVEAENMRRAGMGDRVIDALEVDGIEALIMRRFDGHPLRAPDVPRALAQLRVSLSTLHGTTRGRVNLRRVQDRLRRFRSALAAYPLDDLFDAVEIPLDRGLLDQPAAFCHLDLWHDNILISEPHGEVLIIDWTKADWDDPLRDLALLKTGTLDLLPPDESLQAALTFLPDQTPATLTRYRAYLAMTTLHDLYWFLMNEPYEFEGQRDQKVPRARHALARLPG
- the upp gene encoding uracil phosphoribosyltransferase; translation: MVTVVTHPLVQHKLSVMRDVRTGVKEFRELASEVSLLLAYEAMRDLEVTQEEVTTPITTAEFPMLSGKKLALVAILRAGLIMTDSIVQLVPAAKVGHIGLYRDPETLGPVAYYNKLPTDIAERRVFLTDPMLATGGSASAAIASLKAAGATSIKLMCILAAPEGVAVIERDHPDVEIVVAALDSHLNDHGYIVPGLGDAGDRIYGTK
- a CDS encoding 2-isopropylmalate synthase; this translates as MTTDTNRIRIFDTTLRDGEQSPGVALNHTQKLEIAHQLARMGVDVIEAGFPIASPGDLEGVSRIAREVRGPIITGLARAARPDIEAAAKAVEAAEKPRIHTFIATSPIHMAKKLQLEPDAVVERAIQAVTYARSFVDDVEFSAEDATRSDTAFLIRIFRAAVEAGATTINIPDTVGYTTPEEIRALFAEIRAALPAHVILSAHCHDDLGMAVANSIAAAQGGARQIECTINGIGERAGNASLEELVMAFHTRRDHYGFETGIRTRELYRASRMVSRLSGMPVQPNKAVVGDNAFAHESGIHQDGVIKARETYEIMNAELVGREAAVLVMGKHSGRAAFRKALNDLGYADLTDDKVQHLFGRFKDLADRKGQIYADDLRALVEARSDVPQTFTLEGFQITSGMNMTPVAFVRLQTPDGAVEATAHGDGPVEAAFQAINRITGLNPELESYRIQAVTKGGDALGEVNIGARHGETTLHGSGVATDVVEASARAWVRIHNMVVAGMGTERRQGEFAPGRI
- a CDS encoding antibiotic biosynthesis monooxygenase family protein produces the protein MILEIALLQIRPGQTTGFEAAFAQAQHIIAGMHGYVRHELHHCLEDDQRYALLVWWATLEAHTVGFRGSAGYQQWRALLHPFYDPFPTVEHFTRVELG
- a CDS encoding response regulator transcription factor, producing the protein MTAAPALPTVLVTLGSAVLAAGVAAILGGAGFLAARDGREPDVLIVDDGWLDDPSPLDGAAVVSLGSRAWAEVLPDLCPHGWACLPADATPAELIAAVHGAAAGLVTLPPAWLAPADEEPLPSGEVTLTPRERDVLALLAEGLSNKRAARDLGVSESTVKFHVQALYSKLGVQSRAGAVARGIALGLVTV
- a CDS encoding S1C family serine protease, giving the protein MTNLSDLSRAMADAVEQAARSVVTVRAARPVSGTVVGDGLVLTPAHLLHADEVPVITPDGQTRTGVVVGRDPGSDLALLRVDGLTIPALTAGEAGRAGELLLAVGRPPGGVQASLGLNPGRVRDGWLHAGAQPFPGVSGGALVNAQGELVGVLNAGVRRGQLLAVPAARAARVADLLSREGRVPRGYLGLATQPVHFPAAATPDEVDEDAFPGGPFGGGRFGPGRPRGEGGPWGGRRGPGRGPDHGGHGHPGRGGMDEARLEKLRRFRERFAGGRVGLTVVQVEAGSPGQAAGFRVGDVLLALDGEGFTHPAELLSRVRTRAGETVTLRVLRGGEEQDVTVSVGER